ATCAATAACAGTGAAAGAATTTAGGTTTCAAAGTTCAAAAGAACACTACCTTTAAGCTTCACCCTCAAGTTTTAGATGGGAAGGTGGGAAATGCGACGCTCGCTGGCATTCGGTCAAACGACCTGCTCTAATTTCTAGATTTCTGGGATACATGGATCTATCTGGCAGGGGCAGTTTCAATCTCAGACTGAGATTTTCAACCTGCTCCTCGCCATGCAAATCCAGCTGACGTTAACAGCCTGACAGGCGATCATGGGCATTCCTGGTACCTGGACAGATAACCCTACCACACTCTCTCCCACTCAAGTAAACACTTAATGCCAAGAAGTGAGAAAGACATTATTGCAGGAATGAACCTAAGCCCTGCTCACTCTGTGCCACACTGTGCAACACTCACAAACCCAAGGACCACTATAACAAATTATTTGCAAGCCCCCTCACAATGTGTATGTCTGTTAAAGCTGAGACTTGCAACGTACTCCCACCACCAAAGTGGTGGTGCAGTACAAATACCACTGTTCTTTTCACTGGTAAGTATTCTTGAGAGGAGGTCACATTTTAAGCTGCTAAAAATCAAACCGAGCTGTGGCTTCTTTCCACGATATGAAAGGCTTAAGGTAAGGCGGCCCAGAGGGTGTGGAAGGGATGTGAATGGAGAAAGGGACTTGGGTTTACCAGAGGGGAGAAGCACTTCTTTCTGAAAACTGAACCAGAAATCACCTCCCGGAAATTATGTTCCTTGGAGACCCTCTCCTGGGGCATTTCCAGCTCTTTTTACAGTATTTATGACACAGTGCAGGATCAGTAAACAGTTTATTCCAGTGAAGGACTCCACCCAAATGAAAGCACGATGTGCAAGGACTGATTTTAATTACTCCTATTTGAAGGTTCTTCTTTTCGGAGAACAGCAAGGCATTTTATTATCCACTCTTTCCATTCCTTAAAGGCTTCCACAGGTTTTGGCAAATTCACATCATCCTCACGACTATGTTTCGGAGTGACTCGGGGTGTGTCAGCAGACGCACCATCAATCCACCGCACCAGGgccttgaaaaacagaaaacagatgcaTCTTTGACCAAATCACATCAAAACAGTTTTAGGCAAGAGGAAAGCATTGTCTCTAAATCAGGTTATCTAAATCAGTGACTTAGGTTCCCCCAGGAAAATGTTCCATTTGATAAAGATGGCTATGAATATGAAGCACCTGTGATGACATACTAAGTGGAAGAGCATATGCCCAAAAAACGCAAACTTTGATTACAAATTACAGTCACAAGTGTGCataggagaaaagatgaaaaagaacacTAATCCTCACATGTCTTTTTGGGTGGGaggataattattttattttctcaacttGCTAAAGGTTCCACAAGGTATTATACGGTGCTTCTGATTTGATGAGACTGTGTACACATGTTAGTGTACACACGGGTACAGGTAGACCTCTGTGTGTGAAGACACGTGTGGACATGTATCGCAGTCACATGAATGAGTGGCCATACCAGGGAGGAGTTACATGATGCATACTGTGGGCATGTGaagacacacacattcacatacatacTGAGATTAGGtactttccctctttcttcttaaaGAAAATCATCCTTTTCTCCTAAGGAATATCATACCTCTGTCCCATATTTGGAAAGATAAATCACCTCCTCCTATTTATATAattctaaaaaatgaattttcGCACACATATCAATATTCTGTTCTGCAAAGTCAAGTTCTCTTGCCctaaatgaatgagaaatacaGAAACCTCTCCCACCATTTCTCATTGAACTATAAGTTATGGCACTCAGAGGCAAGTCAAAGTTTTTAAGAAAGatatttctttgcatgttttttttttaaaccacagctTCCTGCTTACCTTTGCACAAATTTCCTCTGATAAATTATAGCTCCAGAGAAGGGCCTAATAGAAAATGGTAGTTTGCTACTTATATACCCACTTCTCCCTTTTTCACTCCCTCCACTCACTTTGTATCTTTCTACAATGTTGAAGCCAATAGCACACTGCAACTTGCGTAAACAGATGGGGCAAAGGTTCAGGGGGCGCCGGTCAGCTTCTTCCAGGTGATTGGAGCCTTGCATTAGGCAGGCAAGCCACTGGCAGTGTCGAAGTCCAAATATGTGTCCAATCTCATGGGTTAAAGTCTGCAAGACATTCACATTGAGGCCTTGTAGCACCACCACACTATTGAGTTACAcatcccttctttttcttgcttttccaaGAAACAAATTTACAGGAATCAACTCCCTTACCATCATGACCAAAACTTCAATCTGCCCAAAGACTTAATCCCTTATTTCTCTAAATGTCTTACTGCCTTCCTCATTATACTTAATTACTTCCCTGGACTAGGGTTTCTCAAACTCTATACTACCAATACATTGGGTGGGCTCATCCTTTATGGGGCAGGCTGTCCTGCGCAGTAGGATCCTGAGCAGCATCACTGGCCTCTACCCacgagatgccagtagcatcccctcCCCAGTTGTTACAACCagaaatgtctctagacattgccaaatgttccctagGTGGTAAAACTGCCCCTGGTTAAGAGCCACTATTCCAGACCAGGGGGGTGTTTGTGACAATACAGATTCTGAGACCCTTTCTCCAGTGGTGCTGAGTCACCAGCTATGGGAGGAGAGGGGCCTGACCTGCATGTTAACAAGCACATCAGGTGAAGCTGATGCAGGGAACATACTTTGAAATGATGATCTATGAGTAGTTCTCAACCCCAACCAACAGTACTggtaaaagcagaaaaatctatGCCTCTGGCtatggagaaaggggaaaatgaagaGGCAGGCTTTCCAAAGAACAGGGACGGCGAGATATCAGGAACCGTCGGAGAACTAACTGTAGTAGAAGGTAGCCTGGAGCCCGAGGAAGGCCCAGTCTCCTTGAGAGGCCAGAGAGCAgagctcccccagccccagaagGGCAGCCTTACCTGACGACCACAGCAGCTTGAAAGAGCAGGTTACCTACTCACGTCAGAATTCTGGAATTAACCTAATGGTCAGGATGTGGGTACAGCCAAGGCTGCGTGTAACTAATAGGACAAAAAGCTGGCATAGATACTGTAAACTTCAATATTAAGGTATCCacttaaattgttttattgatcatttcatTCAAGCAATATTCACCAAAAGTACACAAATGATACAAGCTCATTTATAACATTACCTTAAGGATTTTTGATACACAATTTAGGGAATTAagatctcttaaaaaaaaaaaaaaaaaaactcctgtggatttttttaaagaactcacCTTACAGGACCGAAGCAGCAAAACGCTAGTCACTTCGGGAATGTAATAGTTATCAAAAACGGAATAGTCACTGGAAGAGACTTTCTGTGGCTTCTTCACTCGGCCTTCGTAGCGTGAGCTATAGAAATCACTGCCGTACCTGGCGAAGCTGAATATCCCCACACCTACAAGGAGAggacaaacaaaaagagaatgagGCTGAGATTCCTGAAGGAAAGACCAGAAAAGAGAGCCTGCTGGGGCATCTGGTCAGTGAGGTCTGTCCCACTGTGTGCGTCAGCTCGGCCGAGACCCAGGGGGGGTCCTGCCCCAGATCCCCTAGCAGAATCTTCTTCTGCTGTCCAGTTCCCCCTGCCCTGTAAAACTCTACGGTCTTGAAGTCAAATTCTTAAGAAATTGGAAGTTCCAGAGAGTTCTGTTTCCCACAAAAGAAGTCTTTTTCTCATAGACCAAATCAAGTACTCCAAAAGGAGCAATGAAAACTGATCACATGAACAACACCCACTCATTTTAAGAACACAGTAAACAGATCTCTCTATCTTGTGTCAGTGAGGGTTCCTGTGCTTCCCTCCTGCCATGCCACTGAGGAAAACTGCCCTGCCACTGCCCCCAGGCCTTGGCGACCATGTTTTGGACCATGCTTTAGGACAGACGaacctcttcccctcctccttctcaagCACAGCACAATTTTATCATGTGGCTGGTGTCGGGTGACCAGAATAAACACCCTTGGAACTGACTTCCTGTGTTACACGTCTTAACCATCTTTGCATACATGGAGAGCAGAGTTTAATGTGCAACTCATTCAAAAAGGGATTGCTTTATAATTCGATTTGTTTACATTATCACTTTTATCTATGCCTCTCTTTCAgttgttattttaaagtaataagcaattttttggtaagaaaatgaATTCCTAGTAAATTTGTCCAATCCAACTTGATTCAAAAAGAATCTCCACACCCCACCCTTGGAAAGTGTCTGCTGGTACTTGAAATTTAGGGAAAGAGAGCATTTGGGAAGTTAAAGGAAAACTAAATCTACTCATGTGTCATAAGTGATCTCCTCTGGCCAAACAAGTGTGAGCATATTTAACTGCAATTCCTTTAGCAACAACACTTTTCTCTTCTAATAATCCTACAAATAGAAGACTGTTTTCTTTACTaactaaatatttctcaattttaaaataccagtCTTTGTAAACTTCGTGAAAATAAAGTCACTTGTAGTAAGATATTGTCTCAATGCGTGACAGATCAATCCTGCTATCTTACCATATCTTCTCTTACATCATGCAATATTTAAGAaacttactgaaaaaaaaaaggataaacatTTTGAAGCCTTTTGGGGAATACTTCCTGACCTCCTCAAATGCACAAGCTACATTAGCTAGCAATATCTAgataaatagtttaaaagtttttttaatgtttccatcTCTATCAGGTCAGTAATAAGACTGGAGGTAAGACTTTAGGTCATACATCATTTTTCTGAAAGTTAGATCATACAAAAATTAGGAAGACAGTAGTCTCCAAGAGTGTGTTGATAGGGTCAAGGGGTGGGAGGCTGTAAGAATGTAAATGAAGAATTGAGGACAATGGGGTAGGTGGGAAGAAGAGGCTCTACAGAGCCCTGGGCCCCTACTCTGATGAATGGGTAAGAGGGAGACACCAGGTAAGAGAGGGagagccccatggccaagtggttaagtttgcgcgctctgcttctgtggcccagtgtttcaccagttcggatctgggcgcagacacggcaccgctcatcaggccatgctgaggcagtgtcccacatagcacagccagagggacctacaattagaatatatgtaccaaggggctttggggagaagaagaaaagaaaaaagattagcaatagatcttagctcaggtgacaatctttaaaaaaagagagagagagggagatatctcaaagaaagaaacactTGTCAGAGAGAGCTCCCCACCCTCAACAAACCCTCAAGTAACGTAACATCAGACAGGCCATACTCGGCGCTCAGGAAGTGCAGTCAGTACGGCCCCAGGTCCTTACTCCCATCCCCAGAATGCTAATGGACAACCACTCCCCTTAGTTCATTGGACGTCTCCCCTTCAAACCGATCTTAGATGCTGAGGGATGAGGGTAGAGAAGTAAGAGCAAAaatggaggggtggggaggagtagggaaaagacaaaaaggaaaagaaagaggcaaaaatatgATTTGCTTCTGGATCCTTTCCCACCCCCAGTATTACCATGCAGGATTCCTAATGAGTCAAAGTTTATTATATCCCAAGTCAAAGAGTGAGGtggactttttaaataaaacatcaaaatatcATAAGACACAGGATAAGCGGCAGTTGTTAATAAATCAGTCTATGGCTGCTCCATCTATGCAAGACAACTACGAAGAGAGTTGAAAAACAACTGGCAAGATTTTCACGTACATTAATGATAGTTCAAATatccttaatttatttaattcacttTACTACTGAATGACTCACATTTACCATCTGTTGTCCTGAATGCCTATACATGTGCCAGGCATATATGCACACTTTTCCTGTATCACTACTTTTATGTAAATTACCTCAAAATGACTTcatgaaataggtattattaGCTTCAAGGTCATGTAGGCAGGGAATGGTCGACCTGGGGAGGAACTCAGATCATCGGAATCTATCAACAGCACCCTTCCCACTACAGCATGATGCCACCCCAGAAACATTACACAGTTTTAAGTATCAAAATTATAATTGGTTggaattttttccctctttcaacATCTTCAAATATTCTCAAGTTCAGGAAGTTTCTACCAACAATGTCAAAAAGGAATACCATCTGTCAAAGAGGCCTGTCCAAAGACAAAATTCCAGGAGTCTCTTGGGTAAAGATCAATCATCGTCACTCCCACAATACAAAAGGCATCtccaggtttcttcttttttaagaactTCAGAATGTgtcctatttaaaaaagaaatatatgtgtgaGATATATATCTCCTTTACCCAATTCAAACTGTAAAGCTGTTTAACTCACCTGCATGAATCTGTAGGTTTTGTGTGCTATCATTGACTCTAAAGGAACATCTCGTTGCAGAGACAGGAACCGGTGCTAGGAGTTTTACTGTCAAGCCATAGAAAAACGCTTCACAGTAGCCCTGGAGCCATTTAATATATTCTTCACTGATAGCTCTGGTGTTTCCTAGAGATCCTATAatatggagaaaaatttaaagacagaCTTTAAGATGATTATCATAGTCACTCTTTACCTCATTCGCTAACTAGAAATTTGGAACTGGAAACAAATCAACTCTCAATTTTCAACACACCTTTATCATTCACTGACATGAAAATGAATCACAAACAACTGTTCTCTTTTAAGGCAGTTTGGCTACAAAACTTCCACCACTGGAAATGAATGTTAAAAATGATCACCAAAACTGCCCACTTGAATGAGATCGACAGCTCAAACCATCACTGGCAATGGCGCCAttgcaaaaccaaaccaaatccaGCATATTACCAATATATACCAATGCACTGGATATAAATGCTGCGTTTCTCTGGAGAGGGTGTCTTTCTGTAAGGATCACTGAAAAACTGTTCAAAGTCTTGGGGATCCTCAGGATGGGAGGTGATCCAATCTGACCGGGAATGCACGGTAATGGGTCCAAAGAGATCACTGTTTGGCTGGAAGGCTTGGTTCATCAAACGCCGTTCCCCAGCATCTAACTTCTCATACTGTGACACGAGCGCCGGGTTCTTTGAGATGAGAGCCGTTTTTAGTGTCTGTTCAGAGTGCCGGACTGTTTGCATCTACCAGAAATACACAAGTAGTCAAAGATAAAATGCATATCCACACTGGTGACTTGAATCTACCTATCCTCCACATACATCTCTCATTTTGCCCTAAAACGGAAGGACTGATTGCTAATGCCTTAGAGTGGCCACACCAGACTActgtttgtttttcccatttcCAATCAATTTCTTGGGGAGAATCcgaaaaagtgaaaagacaatcatGAAATTCATTCCTTTGTCTCTTAGGGAATCTGATCCCATCATAAAAACCAGTAGTAATCATAAGAGCATGACCTGATTTCCAGCTTCCTTCTGTCATCTGGGTAATAATTTCAGTATTATGAATAGACTCATTACAGCCACATGAAAAATACTCATTCTTTCCATTGTGActcaaagatgttcaacaccaaacaaaaagagaactaaTGTAAGTCCTGCTGTTTCCGTAATTTGACTGCAGGCTGATAATAGATCTCAGCCACTGATGTTTATAAGTCATGTCACCCTGGGGAAGACATCAGGTGACTAATAAAAAGCCAGACTCACAATGACAGGTCTCTTCCATTCACATCATGTTCCTCTGGAGAGCTTCCATCCTTCCCTTTGAATGGATCAACCAGCTGTTCCACCACGAGGCTTtttgaatgagaaaaggaaaaaattggaCCTCTCCGTCTGGAACCtatcatattttctaattatctAGATTTTTCCAGTTTAATGATGGAGAACTGATGGGAAAATTTAAGCTAATGGCTGTTCTGGTTGGACATCTGAATCCTGGGGTTCCAGAGTGTGGAAGAAATTTCAAAACAGCTATCTTTATTGTCAAAGCTCTGCTACGAGCATGGACTCATCCCCACTACTCCACAACAGGGCTGAAATCTGACTTCTACTGGACAAAATATCAAGCAAGATGTGCCCTCCTGCATTCTACCTACCTTTAGGGAGGGAGGCTCCCACTGACGTTTTTACCTTACACGGACGGGCATGTTTGGGTCCGGTCGGGAAAGAGGTGCCGGTTGCCTTCACCCTATTACTAAAAAGGCAGTGTGAGGGGTCAGgaggcctcctccagcctcccggGTCTACTCTGGGTGGAGCCGCGGGAGGAAGACTAGGGTCACTCCAGTGGGTTGAAGGCCTGCAATGCTGTCAGCGCTAAAACCAGCACATCATCCGCAAATCGGAACAGGTTGGTCACCCTAGCTGGTTGCCTACAGCAACTCGCACCTTGGGCTCGGCCCGGTGCAAACGAGACCGGACCCCCGGTTGGGGATGGAGCGGGGatttccccccacccccggggaCTCTTgcgtcctctctcctcccccaggagcctccagaaaggCCAGGCCTCGCTCCTCGGAGACACCCCCGCCCCCGCTAGCCTCCCTGCTTCCGCTGCGGCGGCCCCTCTCACATCCTCATCCCTCCCCACCGACCGCGACCGTCCCCAACCTCTACAACCGGGATACCCTGCCCCACGCCGACAGCGCCACCTCACTACCCTCACCCTGCTGGGCCTCTGCACCGTCCGCCCGCCTCCCGCGGCGGCTCCTGCGCGCGTGCGCATCGCACCCTGCGCCGTGCCACGCCCCCTCGCGGAACGCCACGCCCCATAGCCCCACGCACCTCTCCGTCGCGCCACGCCCCTCTGCGTCCGCCACGCCCCGCCAcgcccccgcgccgcccgccaCGCCCCGCAGGGCGCTGGTTTCTCGCAGGCACGGCAGACACGTCGTAGTAGGGGCCGCGACCCGGCGGCCGCAGCCGTCGCGTTTCTTCCAGCTGGCCTCGCGGGGCCGCCCTCGGGCGGAGCTGCGTCACGGAGCCTTTGGGGCGAGGCGTCCCCTCGTCGGTTCCCCCGCTGGCGTCGCCGGGTTTGCATGTTTGTAAATGTGCTCGCGGGCCGTGGGTTTGAGACGCGCCTTCGGCGTGACTGATGTAACCAGCCGGGGCCAAAATAAGTCAGCGGCGGCCGCGGGTGACGCACACCCTCGCGCTGCCCGGGCGGCACCCGCTGTACTTTCCCCTCGGTGTTTGGTCGCAGCGGGTGCAGCGGCTGCGCGCAGGTGGAGCGCGCGGAGAGGCGGGCGCCCGGAGGCGGTGTCCGGGCCGAGAGATGCCGGCGGGCCTTCTCGTCGCCCAGGGATGCGTCTCTGTCCCTTAGGGTCTCACTGGTACCGAAAGGCCAAAATGCTTGTGCCAAATGGAGGCTGTGGAGTAGAACACAGCTGGACGGGCTTTGGGACTGaactggccctgtggccttggGTAGGctgtttaacctctctggacttcGCGCTTCTCATGCGGGAGAGAGCTGACCCCTAAAGCCCCCTTCAGCCCTGGGAAGTTGAGTGTATCGAAGCTGAAGATCCCCTGACCCTCATGCATCCCAGTGCCCAGAAGACGCTAGGACATGGTCGATGGTCAGGCTGGTTAATGCCAAGGACAAATTGCGACCTGATCAGCGTCCCCTCTCCCTTCGAGCGTATGGGCGTCCAGCTGGCCTCCAAACAGCCCACCTGCTCCTCATACCCTCCTTGCCATCCAACTCAGTTCATCCTTCCCCAGCTTCGTCCCACCCTCTCCACCTCGTTGGTCCTAGCAGCTTCCTGCAAAGGAAGCCCTAGCCCATTTTAAACCTGTTTCGTTAAACCTCCACCTCTTTTCATGGGTTCTCTTCCAAGACCCCACCTTAAGGGACACCCAACTTTCCCCCTGGACATCACTTCTCTCCCAACCTTCGCTCAAAAATACTCCTAAGCACCGGTTTTCATTTCCAAGCCATTATCCTACCACTACAAAGCCACCTCTCTTCTTTTAAGTTCAGGCCATTTTACCATACTCCAGTTTTTCTTCGTCCtaattctcccttctccccactcgTCTTCCCCCAAACACAGTTTCTCCATGACTTGTCTAATTGTTGTTTTCCACCCTTAACCCCTTGTTGACTCTCCTTAGGGGATCTTACTTCATAAATGTTTGATCTTTTCAACTCCAATGCACACCTCAACCACTAACCTGGCATTCCACTAGAGATCCATTTAGATTAACAATCACTCATTTGTTCGCCCCCGTGGATCTTAAAATCTCAAAATTCATTCTTTGACCGCAGTGCCAATATCCGCCCTTACCTGAACCCATCCTTCAATAAAGTGCGTTCATACCATGCTTGAGAAGTAGCGGGGTTtcttgcatgttgtgccttctGAGTAAATACCTATATCTGGACATTCCAAGAGTCAGTGTAGCTTAGAGGCCAAGATCATGGTCTGCGTGTGAACCCTACCCCACTTGTAAGCATGTGACCTGTGTCAGCTGTGTAACCTCTTATGCATCTCTTCCCTGTTTGTAgaacagagataataatagccCAGACCTTACAGAGTTTTAGGGATCAAATGAATTACTTTGATGCTTTGCGTTTTGATTGACTGGCCTTCTGACATCCCAAGAGGCTTCTTTAgctgtttctccttttctgttaAACTCTCCCTAACTCCACCCCCCTCAAGACAAAACTCCCTCCTCTGCATGCTCATTGCCTGAGCACACTGCTCTCATTGGCCTGATCACAGTGATTGTCACTTATTTCTTAAATGTCTCCCTTTCTAAACTGTGAGATGCTTGAAGGTAAACACTATCATTCAAGGTGTCTGGAACATAAAAGGTATTCATTAGGTTTTCATTCAGTTATTTGTATTCATTAACAAGAATTTTtgattttgcatttaaattgtttaaatttattttctcgatAAAAAACTTTGTGATTGCCCCCAAATCTTAGGACACCATGTTTCTGCACaaagtatttaatata
The sequence above is drawn from the Equus przewalskii isolate Varuska chromosome 10, EquPr2, whole genome shotgun sequence genome and encodes:
- the AMZ2 gene encoding archaemetzincin-2 — translated: MQTVRHSEQTLKTALISKNPALVSQYEKLDAGERRLMNQAFQPNSDLFGPITVHSRSDWITSHPEDPQDFEQFFSDPYRKTPSPEKRSIYIQCIGSLGNTRAISEEYIKWLQGYCEAFFYGLTVKLLAPVPVSATRCSFRVNDSTQNLQIHAGHILKFLKKKKPGDAFCIVGVTMIDLYPRDSWNFVFGQASLTDGVGIFSFARYGSDFYSSRYEGRVKKPQKVSSSDYSVFDNYYIPEVTSVLLLRSCKTLTHEIGHIFGLRHCQWLACLMQGSNHLEEADRRPLNLCPICLRKLQCAIGFNIVERYKALVRWIDGASADTPRVTPKHSREDDVNLPKPVEAFKEWKEWIIKCLAVLRKEEPSNRSN